The genomic DNA GCTCGCGCAAGCAGCGAGCGACACGGTGATGCCAAGTACGCTGCCGCCGGTCAGCGCCGCGCGCAGAAAGCGGCGCCGGGCGGGCGCTGCGGGTCGAGTCATGCGAAATCTCCTGTGGAAGCCCTTGCGGACATCGGCTTGAGGCGGCTGGTGTGATTCGTGATGATGCCTGGCGCATGCCGCGCGTCATGGCTGGAATGCAGGTTGTGTTTGCGCTTCGAGCTGCGTGAGCCACGCGAGCGCTTCACCGCGATTCGCGCCGCACATCTCGAGTTGCGGTTGCAGACCCGAGCAGCACGCGGGCCGCTCCGGCCGGCCGAAGATCGCACAGCGCAGATCGTCGCCGAGTTGCACACAGCGCACGCCCGCCGGCTTGCCGTCCGGCATGCCCGGAATCGGACTCGAAATCGAAGGCGCGATACAGCACGCGCCGCAATCGGGACGGCACGCGTGGCCGTCCACGCGAAACGGCGATTCGCGCCTGAACTCGCCGTTTTTCACCGGTGCGTCGTTCGACCTGGCGCTGCTTTGCGCTCCGCTGTTCAACCTTTGATCCACGTCATCTTTCCTGAACTCAAACCTTGGCAACGCGTTGCCAGACCCGCATTGTGCCACTGCCTGTCCGTGCGACCTTTTTACACAATCGGGGTCCACCCACGCGCACTTAAACTCAGATCTCCCGACCGGCGATGCACCCGCGGCACGCCGCGAGAGCCGCCCACCATCCCACACCGCTCATGTCCCTAGCCGACTCCCTGTTCCGCCCCGACCTGCTCGCGCGCTACAGCACGAACGGTCCCCGGTATACGTCCTATCCGACCGCGCCGCAGTTCCGCGAAACATTCGATACCGCCGACTACCGCCGCGCCGCCGCCGACCCTGGCGCCGCGTCGACCGATCTGTCGCTGTACTTCCACATTCCGTTTTGCGACACCGTGTGCTTCTACTGCGGCTGCAACAAGGTCGTGACGAAAAATCGCGCGCACGCGCGGCCCTACCTTGAGCGGCTCAAACGCGAAATCGGCTTGCAGGCAGCGTGTTTCGATACGCAGCGGCCCGTCTCGCAACTGCATTGGGGCGGCGGCACGCCGACGTTCCTGTCGCATGACGAGATGGCCGAGCTGATGGCCGCGACGCGCGAGCACTTCCGGTTGCTGCCCGACGACGCAGCCGAATATTCGATCGAGGTCGATCCGCGCGAGGCGTCGCCCGACACGATCGCGCT from Paraburkholderia sp. HP33-1 includes the following:
- a CDS encoding YkgJ family cysteine cluster protein, with translation MDGHACRPDCGACCIAPSISSPIPGMPDGKPAGVRCVQLGDDLRCAIFGRPERPACCSGLQPQLEMCGANRGEALAWLTQLEAQTQPAFQP